A window of Cryptomeria japonica chromosome 3, Sugi_1.0, whole genome shotgun sequence contains these coding sequences:
- the LOC131061942 gene encoding receptor-like protein 44 encodes MLSLFSIAALPQSLNNISHQQQQYLLLQFKAAILNNNISLRNWTPSLPLCNWTGVNCHPSFHSVLALNLSYINLHGTISPILENLSSLQTIDLSGNALTGTIPPQLGQLPCLKILWLHDNHLQGTIPPTLSACRSLYYLDLSYNQLHGSIPPELSLLASLKNLTLGANNLTGTIPYSLGNLSALDWICK; translated from the coding sequence ATGCTTTCCTTATTTTCAATCGCCGCTCTTCCTCagtctctcaataatatctctcatcaacaacaacaatatttgcTCTTGCAATTTAAAGCTGCCATTTTGAACAATAACATTTCACTGCGCAACTGGACTCCCTCTCTACCCCTCTGCAATTGGACCGGCGTTAACTGCCATCCCTCTTTTCACTCTGTCCTCGCCCTCAATCTGTCTTACATAAACTTACACGGCACCATCTCTCCTATCCTGGagaatctttcctctcttcaaACCATAGATCTCTCTggcaatgccctcactggtaccaTTCCACCTCAACTAGGCCAACTTCCCTGCCTGAAAATACTCTGGCTCCACGACAATCACTTACAAGGAACTATTCCGCCCACTCTCTCTGCTTGCCGTAGTCTATATTACCTGGATCTCTCCTATAACCAACTGCATGGCAGCATACCACCCGAGCTGAGTCTCCTCGCAAGTCTGAAGAACCTTACCTTGGGAGCAAACAATCTCACCGGTACCATTCCCTATTCTTTAGGAAATCTGTCAGCCTTAGACTGGATTTGCAAATAA